The Euphorbia lathyris chromosome 2, ddEupLath1.1, whole genome shotgun sequence genome includes a window with the following:
- the LOC136219618 gene encoding ankyrin repeat-containing protein NPR4-like isoform X2, which produces MFAARDDGRHMDTSFYKAAAIGNFDAFKNLPHLLGRSRISRILHIHLNSPSKRSTNFVQEALRQCPELLWQVDNGGDIPLHIAAKYGHLEIVLLLLEEAKKEIHRDLETGEEEAVSTWRMLRKTNKQKETALHLAIRGGCLDVVQEILKHEDPNFAYLANLSGETPLYLAARLPNGKITIAILKKFKPPSHGGPGGKTALHAAVIVYFLNDSLYDLMLSKVGGFVNPADDGGWTPLHCAAYVDNVLAARKILEKDEHSAYATDKDRKRTALHIASGRGQVGVMKEIIDRCPECCEISDVRGWNVLHYAVISKSDEAVKAILKHPALKYLIIGQDIRGFTPLHLLMVSRRNSPVLSWIYSDKSGFPPQIFYQISSMRSPQETYRDKKRILEWMKELGRGPLGETIAVGKHWKELQIEREEKVIPKLENAKDSHLVVAALVATVTFAAAFTLPGGYKSDENNSKLEGTPILIRNLAFHAFVLTDAIAMVLSTSSVFIHFLMVMLGYKQRYYWLIRSSFWFVVLAMGAMVFAFVTGTYAVLAHSLGLAIATCVIGLTFFVHVSYTTVRLILDFIKRDRIENHGSPTTESLGRLLESAPQYFCEYNLLL; this is translated from the exons ATGTTTGCTGCTAGAGACGACGGCAGACACATGGATACCAGTTTTTACAAGGCTGCTGCAATTGGCAACTTTGATGCCTTCAAGAATTTACCTCACCTTCTTGGCCGTTCAAGAATTAGCAGAATTCTTCATATCCACCTTAATTCTCCAAGTAAAAGATCAACAAACTTCGTACAAGAAGCTCTTAGACAGTGCCCGGAGTTACTGTGGCAGGTCGATAATGGTGGTGATATTCCATTACATATTGCAGCCAAATATGGCCATCTCGAGATAGTATTATTGCTTCTTGAGGAAGCAAAAAAGGAAATTCATAGAGATCTGGAGACTGGCGAAGAAGAAGCTGTTTCAACCTGGCGGATGCTCAGGAAAACAAATAAACAGAAAGAAACAGCTTTGCATCTGGCAATTAGAGGTGGTTGTTTGGATGTTGTGCAAGAAATTTTGAAACATGAAGATCCTAATTTTGCTTACCTTGCCAATTTATCTGGAGAAACTCCGCTTTACCTAGCTGCCCGTCTTCCCAATGGGAAGATTACCATTGCAATTTTGAAAAAGTTCAAACCACCATCACACGGTGGTCCAGGGGGTAAAACGGCTCTCCATGCTGCTGTGATTGTGTACTTTTTAAACGATA GTTTGTATGATTTGATGTTGAGCAAAGTGGGTGGCTTTGTGAACCCAGCAGATGATGGTGGGTGGACTCCACTTCATTGTGCTGCCTATGTAGATAATGTACTGGCTGCAAGAAAAATACTAGAAAAAGATGAACACTCTGCTTATGCTACTGATAAAGATAGGAAGCGAACAGCACTTCACATTGCATCTGGTAGAGGCCAAGTAGGCGTAATGAAAGAAATAATTGATAGATGCCCAGAATGCTGTGAAATCAGTGATGTTCGAGGCTGGAACGTTCTTCACTATGCAGTGATAAGCAAATCTGATGAAGCAgtaaaagcaattttaaaacATCCAGCACTCAAGTACCTTATAATCGGGCAAGATATCAGAGGGTTCACGCCATTGCATCTACTTATGGTATCTCGCCGGAACTCGCCCGTTTTGTCTTGGATTTATAGTGACAAATCAGGTTTTCCTCCTCAAATTTTCTATCAAATAAGCTCCATGCGTTCACCACAAGAGACCTACAGAGATAAG AAACGAATCCTAGAATGGATGAAAGAACTTGGTAGAGGTCCATTAGGGGAAACGATTGCAGTGGGAAAACATTGGAAAGAACTGCAAATTGAGAGAGAAGAAAAAGTAATTCCTAAATTGGAAAATGCCAAAGACTCGCATCTTGTAGTTGCTGCACTTGTTGCAACAGTAACATTCGCAGCTGCATTTACTTTACCAGGTGGTTACAAAAGCGATGAGAACAATTCAAAACTGGAGGGCACTCCTATCTTAATCAGAAATTTAGCTTTTCATGCTTTTGTTTTAACAGATGCGATAGCCATGGTGCTGTCTACTTCATCTGTGTTTATACATTTCCTAATGGTAATGCTAGGATATAAACAGAGATACTACTGGTTAATAAGATCATCGTTTTGGTTCGTAGTGCTAGCAATGGGAGCAATGGTATTTGCATTTGTTACAGGAACTTATGCTGTTTTAGCACATTCATTGGGGCTTGCCATTGCCACTTGTGTCATTGGATTAACCTTCTTTGTTCACGTGTCTTACACCACCGTTAGGCTTATTTTGGACTTCATCAAACGCGACAGAATTGAAAATCATGGCTCACCTACAACTGAATCTCTCGGCCGGCTCTTAGAGTCTGCTCCCCAATATTTTTGTGAGTATAACTTGCTCCTCTag
- the LOC136219618 gene encoding ankyrin repeat-containing protein NPR4-like isoform X1, protein MFAARDDGRHMDTSFYKAAAIGNFDAFKNLPHLLGRSRISRILHIHLNSPSKRSTNFVQEALRQCPELLWQVDNGGDIPLHIAAKYGHLEIVLLLLEEAKKEIHRDLETGEEEAVSTWRMLRKTNKQKETALHLAIRGGCLDVVQEILKHEDPNFAYLANLSGETPLYLAARLPNGKITIAILKKFKPPSHGGPGGKTALHAAVIVYFLNDSLYDLMLSKVGGFVNPADDGGWTPLHCAAYVDNVLAARKILEKDEHSAYATDKDRKRTALHIASGRGQVGVMKEIIDRCPECCEISDVRGWNVLHYAVISKSDEAVKAILKHPALKYLIIGQDIRGFTPLHLLMVSRRNSPVLSWIYSDKSGFPPQIFYQISSMRSPQETYRDKKRILEWMKELGRGPLGETIAVGKHWKELQIEREEKVIPKLENAKDSHLVVAALVATVTFAAAFTLPGGYKSDENNSKLEGTPILIRNLAFHAFVLTDAIAMVLSTSSVFIHFLMVMLGYKQRYYWLIRSSFWFVVLAMGAMVFAFVTGTYAVLAHSLGLAIATCVIGLTFFVHVSYTTVRLILDFIKRDRIENHGSPTTESLGRLLESAPQYFSCGCNWRRLKKKLR, encoded by the exons ATGTTTGCTGCTAGAGACGACGGCAGACACATGGATACCAGTTTTTACAAGGCTGCTGCAATTGGCAACTTTGATGCCTTCAAGAATTTACCTCACCTTCTTGGCCGTTCAAGAATTAGCAGAATTCTTCATATCCACCTTAATTCTCCAAGTAAAAGATCAACAAACTTCGTACAAGAAGCTCTTAGACAGTGCCCGGAGTTACTGTGGCAGGTCGATAATGGTGGTGATATTCCATTACATATTGCAGCCAAATATGGCCATCTCGAGATAGTATTATTGCTTCTTGAGGAAGCAAAAAAGGAAATTCATAGAGATCTGGAGACTGGCGAAGAAGAAGCTGTTTCAACCTGGCGGATGCTCAGGAAAACAAATAAACAGAAAGAAACAGCTTTGCATCTGGCAATTAGAGGTGGTTGTTTGGATGTTGTGCAAGAAATTTTGAAACATGAAGATCCTAATTTTGCTTACCTTGCCAATTTATCTGGAGAAACTCCGCTTTACCTAGCTGCCCGTCTTCCCAATGGGAAGATTACCATTGCAATTTTGAAAAAGTTCAAACCACCATCACACGGTGGTCCAGGGGGTAAAACGGCTCTCCATGCTGCTGTGATTGTGTACTTTTTAAACGATA GTTTGTATGATTTGATGTTGAGCAAAGTGGGTGGCTTTGTGAACCCAGCAGATGATGGTGGGTGGACTCCACTTCATTGTGCTGCCTATGTAGATAATGTACTGGCTGCAAGAAAAATACTAGAAAAAGATGAACACTCTGCTTATGCTACTGATAAAGATAGGAAGCGAACAGCACTTCACATTGCATCTGGTAGAGGCCAAGTAGGCGTAATGAAAGAAATAATTGATAGATGCCCAGAATGCTGTGAAATCAGTGATGTTCGAGGCTGGAACGTTCTTCACTATGCAGTGATAAGCAAATCTGATGAAGCAgtaaaagcaattttaaaacATCCAGCACTCAAGTACCTTATAATCGGGCAAGATATCAGAGGGTTCACGCCATTGCATCTACTTATGGTATCTCGCCGGAACTCGCCCGTTTTGTCTTGGATTTATAGTGACAAATCAGGTTTTCCTCCTCAAATTTTCTATCAAATAAGCTCCATGCGTTCACCACAAGAGACCTACAGAGATAAG AAACGAATCCTAGAATGGATGAAAGAACTTGGTAGAGGTCCATTAGGGGAAACGATTGCAGTGGGAAAACATTGGAAAGAACTGCAAATTGAGAGAGAAGAAAAAGTAATTCCTAAATTGGAAAATGCCAAAGACTCGCATCTTGTAGTTGCTGCACTTGTTGCAACAGTAACATTCGCAGCTGCATTTACTTTACCAGGTGGTTACAAAAGCGATGAGAACAATTCAAAACTGGAGGGCACTCCTATCTTAATCAGAAATTTAGCTTTTCATGCTTTTGTTTTAACAGATGCGATAGCCATGGTGCTGTCTACTTCATCTGTGTTTATACATTTCCTAATGGTAATGCTAGGATATAAACAGAGATACTACTGGTTAATAAGATCATCGTTTTGGTTCGTAGTGCTAGCAATGGGAGCAATGGTATTTGCATTTGTTACAGGAACTTATGCTGTTTTAGCACATTCATTGGGGCTTGCCATTGCCACTTGTGTCATTGGATTAACCTTCTTTGTTCACGTGTCTTACACCACCGTTAGGCTTATTTTGGACTTCATCAAACGCGACAGAATTGAAAATCATGGCTCACCTACAACTGAATCTCTCGGCCGGCTCTTAGAGTCTGCTCCCCAATATTTTT CTTGTGGCTGCAATTGGCGGAGGTTGAAAAAGAAGCTAAGATGA